Below is a genomic region from Alosa alosa isolate M-15738 ecotype Scorff River chromosome 24, AALO_Geno_1.1, whole genome shotgun sequence.
CTGGTGGTCCACAGAGGTGGTGGCAGGGCCAGGCTGCTGGTCAGGAGAGGTGGTGGCAGTGCCAGGTTGCTGGTCAGGAGAGGTGGTGGCAGGGCCAGGCTGGGGGTCAGGAGAGGTGGTGGCAGGGCCAGGCTGGAGGTCAGGAGAGGTGGCAGGGCCAGGCTGCTCTGGGGCCACTACAGTCTTTACAATCCTGAACTCCTTAAGTGCCTTGATGGCAGCACTCCTCTGCTGTATCTCCACAATCATTTGCTCTGCCGTTTCCCTGACGAAGAACATCCAATCTGGCTCAATGAAACCCTGCTGGCTGCCACGGAACTCTGAACAGACCTGGAATACATTTACAAACATAACAAACCCATGTCAACCACAGTGACAATAATAAAACACCACAGCACCAGAGACAGGCAATACACAAGTGCAGACCTCTGTACATAGGCCTATTCATAAAAGCGCACTAATGCGAAAAGAGAGCACACCCTTACCTTAACAAACTCCACCAGAGTTGTACTGTCAACACCTTCTGAGTGTACCAATGTCATTCCCACAGTCTCGCAGAAATGCAGTGCTTGCTGGATGTAGCCAGCTCGCAACAGCATCCTGATGCACAGAGTTCTATAATGCTGGAAAACAATAAGAGAAGGTAAGACTGGACATTTGGGCCACTTTATTTATCTGTATTATTGTTTAGGACATTTTCCAACACATTAAAGAATTGTCCCTAACTGGGCAAGTTTGTCATTTTGCCTGGTAAATTTCCAAAGACAACTCCAGAATGTAAGCATGAAATGAAGAGACATTTATTTCAtcagaaaggaaaacaaacctGAAACTCGGAGAGGAATGGCTGGTCCGTTTTTAGGGTCAGCACATAATCGTACACCTCCATTCTTTCAACTGCTGCCCTGGTGGATCTTACGAATGGTCTGCTATAGTGAATACATGGCCATGAAATAAATATTAGTATTTTACATAGTTTTGTTATAGTTACTTTGGGTAAAGTAGGTTTGGGTTTGTCTTACCTCTTGATAATCGAGATACAATGCCGCTTTGTTATAGTCACTTAAAGTaaagtatgaatgtgtgtatttcaTTGGTTTGTCTTACCTCTTGATTCTTGAGATACAATGCTGTTTGGTTATGGTTACTTTAAGTTTAGTGTGTGTCACATGTATTTGTCTCACCTTGTGATTTTACAATGACTGTGTGTTTTCTTGTATTGGTCTTACCTCCTTACTCCCCTACCACAAGATTCAGCCCTTTCCGAAAATATCCCACAATGCAAATGCATTATGAGGTTGCATAGATATGCAGAATTGGGCTTTCCATCTGATCCTGTGTTTGGCATGGAAAGTTAAACAATATGAATTGAAGTTTTTTCTGAGGGTGAGCATGTTCTAATTATCTTTGATTTGTATCATCTTTACCCAAGGTCTCTGCCATTGCTTCCATGATTTCCATCTTCAGGCTGTTTTTGTTCAGATGGGAAAGAACCATCGCCAGATGGGGGCGCCAGTCACCCCAATTGTTCTTGGCACACTCCTGTAAAAAGGAGTATTTAAATTTCCAACACTCATTGTATCATATCTCTCATGTCAAAATGATGAATTGAACTGTTTAAAATGATTAAATTCACAAATGTATGGATACAGAGAATATTGTCTGCACCAAGCTGCAAGGCAACCAGATTCAGCACAATTTTGACAGTTGTCTGGTCCTTGTAAAATTTAAGCTGTTGAGcggtatttagcagacatttGATGACTTGCAGCTGTGGGTTTAGAAATCGAACTTAAGTCAACCAATTGCCAGGTGGTGACGTCACTGCTGCTCCACCACACGTGGAATTGCTCATGGCCTTTGTGCTATCCATTCGCAATATTTGTCCACACAcaaacttatacacacacacacacacacacacacaaatgagcaaCCAAAATGACACCGACACTTACACAGGCAGCTGTTGGTACTATTCCCATCAAGACTTGATAATAGGTCTTCATGGGGTCATTTGGTTTGAGGTGTTCAATAAGCCTAATAAAATGAGTGACGTAACAAAGACACCATGTTAAGGCAggtttgtgtatatgtataattggcaacatgtttttttctttatttgcattatttATGGTCAAGGCTCTCTTAAAAGCGCCAGCATCCTTACCTCATAACAATTGCATCACATGAGCCTTTGGCAAAGCCCTTCAGGATGACCCAATGATCCCACAGAGCTTCACTCTTGGCTAATTGCTCAGCTTCCTATATCAGAGGGCAATACGTTTTCCACATCTTGACATGCACTTtcaaaaacattacacattGAATTACACTCAAACCAAACCATGGAAccaaattatatatttttcgTTTGTTTTTGAAATGTACATCTGTACTACCATCAGCACTGCTGCGGGTCTGACTGCAAGTCTTACTTCTTTTTTGCCAGAGATGATCAGGTTGACAAGGGCCTGGTGTCCTTCGCCAGAGGACAGAAGATTCTCACCCTTCTCAAAGGCCAGTGGATTTGATAGGAGCAAGTTGGCAATATCCTGACCCGTCACACTCTAAGAATACATTTTGAGGAAAAGGGAAATGGACAATTCTTAATACATTTCCAAAGAGATTGTAATGTGCAAtgtaatgctctctctctctctctctttctccatcgcacacacaaacacacacacaattatagtCATTTCTGGTTTAGAACAACACTTACTCTGGTCTCTCGGCACACAAGTGCCAGGAGTCCCCAGACAAGGCCAGCTGCTTCCTTATCCTGCAGCCATGAGGTCCTCAGGCACCTCTGCCATTTTTTCATGGCAAATGTATAAATGCTGATGGCATAAGTCACCCCCCTAGAACAAGAAACAAATTTAAGCTGCTCTATAGCTCTATAATGTAAGTATGGACTGAATGtgattgtgttttgttgtgtacaGTATTTACATGTCAAAAGGTCCAGTGTAATCCTCCAAGTTAGTCTTGTAAGGGAAATTCCCAGACTGAATAGGTTGAACCTAAGAAGAGTCCATGTACGTTTTATTTCATTACAGCTTGGCATGAACAAGCACAAACGTATACAAAAAGAGAACCAAACAAATAATAATGACCTGGCCCAATGTGGCAGAGAATAGAGTTAGATAGACAGATAATTTGATTGATTTATTAGCCATACAGCCAAGACCAGTGCAATTTAATATGTGATATTGTCACATACCAtatattttgtctttattttgtaTCTAATTTACTTATACTGACTTAGGCTATTCATTTTCTTATCGCTTTATCATTAGTTGATTACTTATTTACCTGGTCCTGCATCACAGGTCTCTGTAGCGTCTCTGGTGGAGTCTTAAAAACGCGGCTAATAGCATCTCTAAGCCCCTGGTCACGGGGAGGATCCACATAATCGCAATTCCTTAAATCCACTACACGCTTGTGTAGAGTTCCTCGGATCTTCAGGTTCCGGAACAGTTTTGAAGACTTTCCATGTCGACGTTTGGGGCATCCTGCCAGATCCAAAGAATTGATCCGGTGCATCCTGTTGCTCCCCGCCAACAGTGTTCAGAATACCTGAGTTAATTTCCTGAGCAATAATCTACAGAAACGTGGCTCTCTCTTTATCAATAAATTCACTAATGAAATATTTTATGTGGATGTGGTTTATATACCCTTGAGGCATTATGACGTATTTCGTGTAATGCGACgtcacagtagcctacatgacaaAACAACccgataaaatatttttttttgcagaacGTGATGTGATAGCTACGTTGTTTAGCACCAGTTTAGCACATGGTTTAGCTAGCCTAGATTAACTCTTAATTCAGcaaacacttgaacacttgtTGATTATCTGtgctatttatttttatacctGAACATCAGACGGAACAGTTTCctaaagcagtggttctcagTGGGGTCCGGGAAACATTTCCCTAAAAATAGTAATTTATCTTTTACTTTCCAATAAATCAAACATGTGTCCTGACCATCGCTCCCGCCAACCTATTTGGACCAATAGAATCAGTTGTTTTTTACATCACGTCAATCTGTCAAAGTATTTACCTCAGGGAGGGACTTGACGACTCAATGAATGAAAGGCAGTTAGCGTCCGTGTTTTTGGTACATTGATACATATTTGAGGCAGTCGATAAACCAAATTTCGAAAATAGCAGCGGAAAACCGTGTGAACTTCAGGTGCTTCAAACTTCAAACCCGCGTCTTCAGGTGCTAACTAATAAATCAATGAAGTCGGATCGTCAAATGCAAGGCAGAGCATTGCAGTCACGTTCGTTTGGTCAACGTTGTCGAGAAATGGATGCGGGCAGAGGCCCTGGATGCGGGGCATGCTTATCATTCTTAAGTTAGTGGTTCTCTCGTGGAGAGATTCTTCAGCGGGTGTTTGAGCTACGCACTAAAATGTCAGAGTTTCTGAGAGCGGTGTCATCCATCGCTAACTTTTTTCCCGACCCCAGGCtaggttgccaaattagcataTCTGTTCAATGTATTCAACGACGTCAACTAGTCTGTGACTGTCTTGGTAGCTTTGGGACTTAACAGTTAATGTTATTTATACACATTCTACATAATGTCAAGTTATGTCAAAATGCAATAATAAAATGTTTTCGTTTAACCAATAACTAA
It encodes:
- the LOC125289567 gene encoding protein transport protein Sec16A-like, which produces MHRINSLDLAGCPKRRHGKSSKLFRNLKIRGTLHKRVVDLRNCDYVDPPRDQGLRDAISRVFKTPPETLQRPVMQDQVQPIQSGNFPYKTNLEDYTGPFDMGVTYAISIYTFAMKKWQRCLRTSWLQDKEAAGLVWGLLALVCRETRSVTGQDIANLLLSNPLAFEKGENLLSSGEGHQALVNLIISGKKEEAEQLAKSEALWDHWVILKGFAKGSCDAIVMRLIEHLKPNDPMKTYYQVLMGIVPTAACECAKNNWGDWRPHLAMVLSHLNKNSLKMEIMEAMAETLGSDGKPNSAYLCNLIMHLHCGIFSERAESCGRGVRSRPFVRSTRAAVERMEVYDYVLTLKTDQPFLSEFQHYRTLCIRMLLRAGYIQQALHFCETVGMTLVHSEGVDSTTLVEFVKVCSEFRGSQQGFIEPDWMFFVRETAEQMIVEIQQRSAAIKALKEFRIVKTVVAPEQPGPATSPDLQPGPATTSPDPQPGPATTSPDQQPGTATTSPDQQPGPATTSVDHQSGPATTSVDHQPGTTTTSVDHQPGTTTTSVDHQPGTTTTSVDHQPGTATTSPDHQSGPATTEKPKKKNKGCFGWLSCFRCFCFRRKKTH